A genomic stretch from Pagrus major chromosome 3, Pma_NU_1.0 includes:
- the stmn1a gene encoding stathmin 1a: protein MASAEDIQVKELDKRASGQAFEVILATPAPDAKGNFPLSPPKKTDVSLEEIQKKLDAAEERRKNHEAEVLKHLAEKREHEKEVLQKAMEENNNFSKMAEEKLNQKMEANKENRTALMAAMNEKFKEKDKKLEEVRKNKETKEGTSED from the exons ATGGCATCCGCTGAAG ATATCCAGGTCAAGGAGCTCGACAAAAGGGCCTCAGGCCAGGCCTTTGAGGTCATCCTGGCCACTCCAGCCCCAGATGCCAAGGGCAACTTCCCCCTGTCTCCTCCCAAGAAGACTGACGTCTCACTGGAGGAAATTCAGAAGAAGCTGGACGCTGCAGAGGAGAGACGCAAG AACCATGAAGCTGAGGTTCTGAAGCACTTAGCTGAGAAGCGTGAGCATGAAAAGGAAGTGCTGCAGAAAGCTATGGAGGAGAACAACAACTTCAGCAAGATGGCTGAGGAGAAGCTCAATCAGAAAATGGAGGCCAACAAAGAGAACCGCACAGCACTCATGGCAGCGATGAATGAGAAATTCAAGGAGAAG GACAAGAAGCTGGAAGAAGTCCGAAAGAACAAGGAAACCAAAGAGGGAACTTCGGAAGACTGA